A genomic segment from Candidatus Paceibacterota bacterium encodes:
- the gatA gene encoding Asp-tRNA(Asn)/Glu-tRNA(Gln) amidotransferase subunit GatA, with product MAVIDIEKLTIPKVRAALDAGEYSAVALAEAFLARIKEREGLNAYLEVFDDVIEQANAADELIAEGKPGPLTGIPLGVKDNILIKGRKVSAASKMLENYTATYDATVIKKLKEQRVVFLGRTNLDEFAMGASTENSAFGVTKNPHDETRVAGGSSGGSAAAVGGVLALAALGSDTGGSIRQPASLCGVVGLKPTYGAVSRLGLIAMGSSFDQIGPITHTVDGAEMIFNAIRGNDPKDSTSTPDSFYTEVSKKPKKIGVPRALLEEGVDPDVLENFEGTLAKLEADGYEIVDIELPNAKYALAAYYIIIPAEVSTNLSRFDGVRYGLHFDGTGVDDEYAKSRSAGFGPEVRRRILLGTHVLSAGYYDAYYNKAQALRGLIRKDYEAALEKVDVIATPTSPIPAFKIGEKSDPLSMYLLDIFTVTANLTGMPAISVPSGTVDREGSSLPVGIQFLAPAFHEKYLFDAGRSVEA from the coding sequence ATGGCAGTTATAGATATAGAGAAACTCACCATACCGAAAGTGCGCGCAGCTCTTGATGCTGGTGAATATTCTGCAGTAGCGCTCGCTGAAGCATTTCTGGCGAGGATAAAAGAGCGCGAAGGACTCAATGCGTACCTTGAAGTATTTGATGATGTCATTGAGCAGGCGAATGCCGCTGACGAGTTGATTGCAGAGGGGAAACCGGGTCCGCTCACCGGAATCCCGCTCGGTGTTAAAGACAACATTCTTATCAAAGGAAGAAAAGTGAGCGCAGCATCGAAGATGCTTGAGAACTACACTGCGACATACGATGCAACCGTGATCAAGAAGCTAAAGGAACAAAGAGTAGTCTTCTTGGGGCGGACCAATTTAGATGAGTTTGCTATGGGAGCTTCGACCGAGAACTCCGCCTTTGGGGTGACCAAGAATCCGCATGATGAAACTCGTGTCGCAGGCGGTTCATCGGGCGGCTCCGCTGCAGCGGTCGGCGGTGTGCTTGCGCTTGCAGCGCTTGGCTCGGACACTGGTGGTTCGATCCGTCAGCCGGCAAGTCTCTGTGGAGTCGTCGGACTCAAACCCACCTACGGAGCAGTTTCCCGTCTTGGTCTTATCGCGATGGGTTCTTCCTTCGATCAGATCGGACCAATCACACACACTGTTGATGGTGCAGAGATGATCTTCAACGCGATTCGGGGGAACGATCCAAAAGACAGCACATCCACTCCGGATAGTTTTTATACAGAAGTGTCAAAGAAACCAAAGAAGATTGGTGTGCCACGTGCGCTTCTCGAGGAGGGTGTTGACCCTGATGTGCTTGAGAATTTTGAAGGAACGCTTGCCAAACTCGAAGCTGACGGGTATGAGATTGTTGATATTGAGCTACCGAACGCTAAATATGCGCTCGCCGCGTACTACATCATCATCCCTGCAGAAGTTTCCACAAACCTCTCGCGTTTCGACGGGGTGCGCTATGGACTTCACTTTGATGGTACCGGGGTTGATGACGAATATGCGAAGAGTCGCAGTGCTGGGTTCGGCCCTGAGGTGCGCCGCCGAATACTTCTCGGTACCCACGTACTCTCCGCCGGGTACTACGACGCGTATTACAACAAAGCACAGGCGCTTCGTGGACTCATTCGCAAAGATTATGAGGCTGCACTTGAGAAGGTTGATGTGATTGCAACACCAACGAGCCCGATCCCCGCATTTAAGATTGGTGAGAAGAGTGACCCGCTTTCAATGTACCTTCTCGACATCTTTACGGTGACCGCAAACCTTACCGGCATGCCGGCAATCTCGGTACCGTCGGGTACAGTTGATCGAGAGGGGAGTTCGCTTCCTGTTGGGATTCAGTTCCTTGCACCCGCATTTCACGAGAAGTATCTTTTTGACGCAGGGCGATCCGTTGAAGCGTAA
- the gatC gene encoding Asp-tRNA(Asn)/Glu-tRNA(Gln) amidotransferase subunit GatC, translating into MDEAHIEKLATLSRISLTPEERLALKEDIGAILGYVEQIQSIPADLTPEVDTLRNIMREDGEPHAPGIYTEELLAEAPKTRDNYIEVKKILDQR; encoded by the coding sequence ATGGACGAAGCCCACATTGAAAAACTTGCGACACTCAGCCGCATCTCTCTGACTCCAGAGGAACGGTTAGCGCTTAAAGAAGACATCGGCGCCATCTTGGGGTACGTCGAGCAGATCCAATCGATTCCGGCTGACCTCACACCAGAGGTGGACACGCTTCGCAACATCATGCGAGAAGACGGAGAGCCGCATGCTCCGGGTATTTACACCGAGGAGCTCCTCGCCGAGGCGCCGAAGACACGTGATAACTATATCGAGGTAAAGAAGATTCTTGATCAAAGGTAG
- the ligA gene encoding NAD-dependent DNA ligase LigA, whose amino-acid sequence MSVPKEVTQRVEKLREQIDYYRHQYHVRDIEEISPAALDSLKDELVKLEGQYPELVTSSSPTQRVAGEPLPGFKKVAHTVEQWSFNDAFSEDDIRAFDTRVRSFLKKETGEDVVPEYACELKIDGLKVVLTYKKGDLVTAATRGDGKVGEDVTHNVRTIESIPLKLRKEIDMVVVGEVWLGKRELARINREREEMGEQPFANPRNAAAGSIRQLDPKVAQARKLDSFIYDIGSIAGTSPKDQIAELALLQELGFKTNPHAKLCKSVEDVFVYWEKWRKQSERQDYLIDGIVIKVAKKQHQDILGYTGKAPRFAIAYKFPAEQVTTIVEDIVLQIGRTGVLTPVAHLKPVSVAGSTVSRATLHNEDEIRRLDVRVGDTIVLQKAGDVIPEIVSVLTEFRTGEEKPYRFPTHVPECGGDGRVERIEGQAAHRCVNKNSFEQQKRKFYHFVSKKSLDIDGLGPRIIDLLLEEGLVSSYDDIFTLEEGDITALPGFKERSAQNLVAAIRRARQTTLPRFLISLSIEQVGEETAYDLAEHFGSLERVSGASLEALEQVPGIGSVVAHSIYTWFRETGHKELLDRLLRYITIVKEKKLKGSTLSGKTFVLTGTLAQMTRDEAMQRIRAEGGEISSSVSKRTSYVVAGANPGSKYDTARTLGVPTLSEDEFVALLAA is encoded by the coding sequence ATGTCAGTTCCCAAGGAAGTAACACAGCGGGTAGAGAAACTCCGCGAACAGATTGACTATTATCGCCATCAGTACCATGTGCGCGACATTGAGGAGATTAGTCCAGCTGCGCTTGATTCTCTGAAAGACGAGCTCGTTAAGCTTGAAGGACAGTATCCCGAGCTTGTTACTTCTTCCTCACCTACACAACGTGTGGCCGGGGAGCCGCTTCCCGGTTTCAAGAAGGTAGCACACACCGTAGAGCAATGGTCGTTTAACGATGCGTTCTCAGAAGATGATATTCGCGCGTTTGATACGCGGGTGCGCTCTTTTCTTAAGAAGGAGACCGGCGAAGATGTTGTCCCCGAGTATGCCTGTGAGCTCAAGATTGACGGGCTGAAGGTGGTGCTCACCTACAAGAAAGGGGATCTGGTGACCGCCGCGACGCGCGGTGACGGGAAGGTGGGAGAAGATGTCACCCACAACGTGCGCACAATCGAGTCGATACCACTTAAGCTCCGCAAAGAGATCGACATGGTTGTTGTTGGTGAAGTGTGGCTCGGCAAGCGTGAGCTCGCACGGATCAATCGTGAGCGAGAGGAGATGGGTGAGCAGCCGTTTGCGAATCCACGCAACGCTGCCGCCGGCTCGATTCGCCAACTTGACCCGAAGGTGGCGCAAGCACGTAAGCTCGATAGTTTTATATATGACATCGGGTCGATTGCAGGCACATCTCCCAAGGACCAGATTGCTGAACTCGCGCTACTCCAAGAACTTGGTTTTAAGACGAATCCGCACGCGAAGTTGTGTAAATCAGTTGAAGATGTGTTTGTGTACTGGGAGAAGTGGCGGAAACAAAGTGAGCGCCAAGACTATTTGATTGACGGCATTGTGATCAAGGTCGCCAAAAAACAGCATCAGGACATTCTTGGATACACCGGCAAAGCACCTCGTTTCGCAATTGCGTACAAGTTCCCCGCAGAACAGGTCACAACTATTGTTGAGGATATTGTACTCCAGATCGGAAGGACCGGCGTCCTTACCCCGGTTGCACATCTAAAGCCGGTCTCAGTTGCAGGCTCGACTGTCTCGCGCGCGACCCTCCACAACGAAGATGAGATCAGGCGACTCGATGTGCGTGTTGGCGATACAATTGTTTTACAAAAGGCGGGTGATGTTATCCCCGAGATTGTCTCGGTTCTCACTGAGTTTCGCACTGGAGAGGAGAAGCCGTATCGTTTCCCCACCCATGTTCCCGAGTGCGGCGGCGATGGGCGCGTAGAGCGCATTGAAGGTCAGGCAGCCCATCGGTGCGTAAACAAGAATTCATTTGAGCAGCAGAAGCGAAAGTTCTACCACTTTGTCTCAAAAAAATCACTCGACATTGATGGTCTTGGTCCGCGCATCATCGACCTGTTGCTTGAAGAGGGGCTCGTGAGCTCCTATGACGACATTTTTACCCTTGAAGAAGGTGACATCACCGCACTACCCGGTTTTAAAGAAAGGTCAGCACAGAATTTGGTTGCTGCCATTCGTCGAGCTCGGCAGACAACACTTCCGCGCTTTTTGATCAGTCTCTCTATCGAGCAGGTCGGTGAGGAGACTGCGTATGATCTCGCGGAGCATTTTGGGTCTCTCGAGCGAGTTTCCGGCGCATCCCTTGAAGCGCTTGAGCAGGTCCCAGGTATCGGTAGTGTGGTGGCACACTCCATCTATACCTGGTTTAGGGAGACAGGACATAAAGAACTTCTCGATAGACTCCTTCGGTATATAACGATCGTTAAAGAGAAGAAGCTCAAGGGCTCGACGCTCTCAGGAAAGACCTTTGTGCTCACCGGAACACTCGCTCAAATGACGCGAGACGAAGCAATGCAACGCATTCGCGCCGAAGGAGGTGAGATATCAAGTTCAGTCTCGAAGAGAACAAGCTATGTGGTTGCCGGCGCAAACCCGGGGTCGAAATATGACACGGCGCGTACGCTTGGTGTGCCAACTCTTTCTGAAGATGAGTTCGTTGCACTCCTCGCCGCATAG
- a CDS encoding pilus assembly PilX N-terminal domain-containing protein yields MIKKILQRNTGSCRDTTRDQDGFTLLLAVLIAGILLAIGLAIFNITIKGLLLSSSGRDSQFAFYAADTGAECALYWDQKQDSFATSSTASISCNRASIVDVGGLGYDVPSIFQFEVDGFCTIVSVTKKETHPRTKIESKGYNTSCGNTENPRRIERAIRVTY; encoded by the coding sequence ATGATAAAAAAAATATTACAAAGGAATACAGGATCATGTCGCGATACCACCCGAGACCAGGATGGATTTACGTTGTTGCTTGCCGTATTGATCGCTGGTATTTTGCTTGCTATCGGACTCGCAATCTTTAATATCACCATCAAGGGGCTTCTCCTCTCATCCTCGGGGCGAGACTCACAGTTCGCGTTTTACGCAGCAGACACTGGTGCTGAGTGTGCGCTCTACTGGGATCAGAAACAGGACAGTTTTGCAACCTCATCAACGGCGTCTATAAGCTGCAACAGGGCATCAATAGTCGATGTTGGGGGTCTGGGTTATGACGTGCCGAGTATATTTCAGTTTGAGGTGGATGGCTTCTGTACAATCGTCTCTGTAACGAAAAAGGAGACGCACCCACGCACAAAAATAGAGTCGAAAGGATACAACACGTCATGTGGGAATACCGAGAACCCACGCCGAATTGAGCGCGCGATACGCGTGACCTATTAG
- a CDS encoding prepilin-type N-terminal cleavage/methylation domain-containing protein codes for MRRKTLQKNTEGKQRGFTLIETLVAISILLLSISAPLTIASRGLATAQFARDQVIAFYLAQDAVEYIRNLRDENSLSGLSWLNGLASTDGAAFTIDTIDGDMELCPVDGCPPLEYNAETGFYGYGDSGAQESYFVRSVSVEVIDTQEAVITITLSWSAGVFSRTFSITENIFDWQ; via the coding sequence ATGAGAAGGAAAACACTACAAAAGAATACTGAAGGAAAGCAACGAGGATTTACCTTAATCGAGACCCTGGTGGCAATATCAATCTTGCTTCTTTCAATTAGTGCGCCGCTTACTATCGCGTCTCGCGGGCTCGCAACGGCGCAATTTGCCCGAGACCAGGTTATTGCCTTTTATCTCGCACAGGATGCAGTTGAGTATATTCGCAATCTGCGCGATGAAAATTCGCTCTCGGGACTCTCCTGGCTCAATGGTCTTGCCAGCACGGATGGCGCGGCGTTTACGATTGATACAATCGACGGTGATATGGAGCTTTGTCCGGTCGATGGGTGTCCGCCGCTTGAGTACAACGCCGAGACAGGTTTCTATGGCTATGGCGATAGCGGTGCCCAGGAGAGTTATTTCGTTCGATCGGTTTCAGTCGAGGTCATCGATACCCAAGAAGCGGTGATAACAATCACTCTCTCGTGGAGTGCAGGAGTGTTCAGCCGAACCTTTAGTATTACTGAGAATATATTTGATTGGCAGTAA
- a CDS encoding type II secretion system GspH family protein gives MKEIRKQRGFTLIEIMVAVALFAVVMTISIGALLSLVEANRKAQALNSIKDNLNFALENMSRNMRAGTTYHCSTNTLVPSDLDSPEDCASGGVLVAFEKFDGDPADPGDQVVYRFVANRIEKSVDGGSTFIPITASEVVIEDMKFYVVGTTQGDTKQPRIVMTIQGSAGVSARTVTNFNLQSTISQRVLDL, from the coding sequence ATGAAGGAGATAAGAAAACAGAGAGGTTTTACACTCATCGAGATCATGGTCGCGGTCGCGCTCTTTGCGGTGGTAATGACCATTAGTATTGGTGCGCTTCTTTCTTTGGTTGAAGCAAACCGGAAAGCACAGGCGCTTAACTCGATTAAGGACAACCTGAATTTTGCACTTGAAAACATGTCGCGAAATATGCGCGCCGGTACAACGTACCACTGCAGCACCAACACATTGGTGCCGTCCGACCTTGATTCACCGGAGGATTGCGCGAGCGGTGGTGTATTGGTCGCGTTTGAGAAGTTTGATGGTGATCCGGCCGATCCGGGGGACCAGGTCGTTTATCGCTTCGTTGCGAACCGTATTGAAAAGTCGGTAGATGGTGGTTCGACATTTATTCCAATCACTGCCAGTGAGGTGGTTATTGAGGATATGAAATTTTACGTTGTCGGCACCACACAGGGTGACACAAAGCAGCCACGCATTGTGATGACTATTCAGGGTTCTGCAGGAGTGAGTGCTCGGACGGTTACCAATTTCAATTTGCAGTCAACAATATCGCAACGCGTTCTTGATTTGTAG
- a CDS encoding prepilin-type N-terminal cleavage/methylation domain-containing protein, translated as MNTGVQRIRPKHPQGGFSMIELVVSVGILVVITLVVLVNYAAFGGSVLIGSLAYDVGLSIRQAQVFGLSVREFGFGSGQFDVGYGVHFDMDSPQDYFIYADLDKNYIYNADDGAQEVFNIGRGFSIKRVCVTTVSSTELCSDTDNINVLDITFVRPDPDAYIRVDGDAGTVYQSARVVVGSPQGAEREVTVESTGQISVVPGS; from the coding sequence ATGAACACCGGCGTACAACGAATCAGACCAAAGCACCCACAAGGTGGTTTCTCCATGATCGAGCTTGTGGTCTCGGTTGGGATTCTGGTTGTGATTACGCTTGTGGTGCTGGTGAACTATGCTGCGTTTGGTGGCAGTGTCCTCATTGGGAGCTTGGCATATGATGTGGGGCTCTCGATTAGGCAGGCGCAGGTATTTGGTCTTTCGGTTCGGGAGTTTGGGTTTGGTTCTGGGCAGTTTGATGTTGGCTACGGGGTGCACTTCGACATGGATAGCCCGCAAGATTACTTTATCTATGCCGACCTCGATAAGAATTATATCTACAACGCTGACGATGGAGCTCAAGAAGTCTTCAATATCGGTCGCGGTTTTTCTATCAAACGCGTGTGTGTGACAACAGTATCCTCTACCGAGCTATGCTCAGACACTGACAATATCAACGTGCTGGACATCACGTTTGTGCGACCTGACCCAGATGCGTATATTCGGGTAGATGGCGACGCAGGCACAGTCTACCAGAGTGCGCGAGTTGTTGTGGGGTCGCCGCAAGGGGCTGAACGAGAGGTGACGGTAGAATCTACGGGTCAGATATCCGTTGTGCCCGGATCTTAA
- a CDS encoding prepilin peptidase: MEILLSVFVFIFGAIIGSFLNVVILRHNTGTDLGGRSQCASCGKTLSSLELLPVLSFAIQRGRCRACGSLISWQYPLVEITTATLFFLIFSKGGPILEVFSMFLVSSLLVVILVYDLRHKIIPDRFVFSFIILAFLSLFIDFANYSLVLPTPSDASAGLLLAFPLWLLWHISSGKWIGLGDAKLFLGIGWLLGLEAGITVFVFSFWIGAAVSLFLLALLKFLRKRKLYFRMKPLTIKNEIPFAPFIIVSFFIVYFSHISIGNLLGLL; this comes from the coding sequence ATGGAAATACTGCTCAGCGTATTTGTCTTCATCTTCGGTGCAATCATTGGGAGTTTCCTCAATGTGGTCATATTGAGGCACAACACCGGCACAGATCTGGGTGGGCGATCGCAATGTGCTTCATGCGGGAAGACACTTTCTTCACTTGAGCTCTTGCCGGTGCTTTCTTTTGCGATTCAGCGAGGGAGATGTCGTGCATGTGGGAGTCTGATCTCATGGCAATACCCACTCGTTGAGATAACTACCGCAACACTTTTCTTTCTGATCTTCTCCAAAGGCGGCCCAATACTGGAGGTTTTCAGCATGTTTCTCGTAAGTTCGTTGCTTGTCGTCATACTTGTCTATGATCTGCGACACAAAATCATTCCCGATAGGTTCGTATTCTCTTTTATCATTCTCGCATTCCTCTCTCTTTTTATTGATTTTGCAAATTATTCATTGGTCTTACCAACACCTTCTGACGCAAGTGCGGGTTTGCTTCTCGCTTTCCCTTTGTGGTTGCTCTGGCATATCTCTTCCGGGAAGTGGATTGGTCTCGGTGACGCAAAACTCTTTTTGGGTATCGGGTGGTTGCTGGGTCTTGAAGCAGGGATCACCGTATTCGTATTTTCTTTTTGGATCGGTGCGGCAGTAAGTCTCTTCTTGCTTGCACTTTTAAAGTTTTTGCGGAAAAGAAAATTGTATTTCCGCATGAAACCGCTTACAATAAAAAATGAAATACCGTTCGCACCCTTCATCATCGTAAGCTTCTTTATTGTTTATTTTTCGCATATCTCAATTGGTAATCTCCTTGGTCTCTTATGA
- a CDS encoding prepilin-type N-terminal cleavage/methylation domain-containing protein, which yields MTHKNKQGFTLIELLVVIAIIGILSSVVLASLNSAREKARDARRISDVKQLQLALELYFDSNANYPTSTASLVSTYIAAIPTDPQSGSAYSYAALGSGSTCSSYHLGATLENTSHTALNADIDASAGTECTNGGTDFAGTDPIYDVKP from the coding sequence ATGACCCATAAAAACAAACAAGGATTCACGCTCATTGAGCTCTTGGTCGTGATTGCTATTATTGGAATTCTCTCATCAGTTGTCCTCGCATCACTTAATAGTGCGCGAGAAAAGGCGCGCGATGCGCGTCGCATCTCAGATGTCAAACAGCTACAACTCGCACTTGAGCTCTACTTCGACTCAAACGCAAACTATCCAACCTCAACCGCTTCTTTGGTATCAACTTACATCGCGGCAATACCAACCGATCCACAGAGTGGATCAGCGTACTCATACGCGGCACTTGGTTCAGGTTCAACGTGTTCAAGCTACCACCTTGGTGCGACTCTCGAGAACACCTCTCATACCGCGCTTAACGCAGACATTGACGCATCAGCAGGCACTGAGTGTACCAATGGCGGCACTGACTTTGCCGGCACTGATCCGATCTACGACGTAAAACCATAG
- a CDS encoding type II secretion system F family protein — MLFTYQVIDQSGKTSSGSIDAINVDVAINSLQRRGLTITSIKPAGETGGILDKEITIFNPISNKDVVILSRQIATLFEAQVSALRVFRLLSAETPNKKLGEKLATVADDLQSGSTISNAFSKHQKIFSPFYVGMVRAGEETGKLDKTFTFLADYLDRSYEVGRKARNALIYPAFVITTFVAVMILMLTLVIPRLTAILLESGQDIPFYTKVVIGMSTFLVDYGAFLIILLLVGAFFVWRFLGTRRGKLSLAELQLSVPYVGDLYRTLFLSRIADNFSTMLTSGIQMVRAVEITASVVNNPLYEDLLSDINEKVKGGVQLSEALQEHEEFPGIFVQMVKVGEETGELGSILETLAKFYRREVDSAVDTLVNLIEPIMIVLLGLGVGFLLASVLIPIYNISAGI; from the coding sequence ATGCTTTTTACTTATCAAGTCATTGACCAAAGTGGAAAAACGTCGTCGGGGAGTATTGACGCGATTAATGTTGATGTTGCAATCAACTCTCTCCAGCGTCGTGGGCTGACTATCACTTCGATTAAGCCCGCAGGCGAGACGGGGGGAATCCTTGATAAAGAAATCACGATTTTTAACCCGATCTCAAACAAGGACGTCGTGATCCTCTCACGACAGATCGCAACTCTTTTTGAAGCGCAAGTCTCAGCGCTTCGGGTGTTTCGATTGCTTTCAGCAGAGACTCCAAATAAAAAACTTGGCGAGAAACTCGCTACCGTAGCTGACGACCTTCAGAGTGGTTCAACAATCTCAAATGCGTTTTCAAAACATCAAAAGATCTTTTCCCCATTCTATGTTGGCATGGTGCGTGCCGGTGAGGAGACTGGAAAGTTAGACAAGACATTTACCTTTCTTGCCGATTATCTCGACCGATCATATGAGGTTGGCAGGAAAGCACGCAACGCACTCATCTATCCGGCATTTGTGATCACGACGTTTGTTGCAGTGATGATCCTCATGCTTACGTTGGTCATTCCGCGTCTGACCGCCATTTTGCTTGAGTCAGGGCAGGACATCCCCTTTTACACAAAGGTGGTTATCGGCATGAGCACCTTCCTAGTCGACTACGGCGCGTTTCTGATCATCCTACTTTTAGTTGGTGCATTCTTCGTATGGCGATTCTTAGGAACGCGCCGCGGTAAATTGTCGCTCGCAGAGCTCCAACTTTCAGTACCGTATGTCGGAGACCTCTATCGAACACTCTTCCTCTCGCGAATTGCTGATAACTTCAGCACCATGCTCACCAGTGGTATTCAGATGGTGCGCGCAGTTGAGATTACCGCATCAGTGGTCAATAACCCGCTTTACGAAGACCTACTTTCCGACATCAATGAAAAAGTGAAAGGAGGTGTGCAACTCTCAGAAGCACTTCAAGAACACGAAGAATTCCCCGGCATCTTTGTGCAGATGGTCAAGGTGGGCGAGGAGACCGGCGAGCTTGGATCTATCCTTGAGACGCTAGCTAAATTCTACCGACGTGAGGTTGATTCGGCAGTGGATACGCTAGTCAATCTCATAGAGCCAATAATGATAGTGCTTCTTGGCCTGGGGGTTGGTTTCCTTCTCGCCTCAGTGTTGATTCCAATCTATAACATCTCTGCTGGTATTTAA
- a CDS encoding PilT/PilU family type 4a pilus ATPase yields the protein MEYASEIKNLIDTLMQEGGSDLHLSAENHPTIRVSGVLTPLTTRPVLTADDTLGLISVLINEEERERFLRDQEIDFSYDFEGKARLRCNGYFQRGAVSIALRLIPKEIRTLEELSLPPVLMDFAQREQGFFLVVGPVGQGKSTTLASLIELINTQRAEHIITIEDPVEYVFEQKKAMIDQREVRIDTKDFQTALRSSFRQDVDVIMIGEMRGPETMAAAVTAAETGHLVFSTLHTNNAAQTIDRIIDSFPPGQQEQIRIQLSVSLAGIFSQRLVPRISGGLIPAYELLINNKAVANLIRERRTHEINTVIETGAEEGMIDLNRSLAELVRRGEVSVENAYTRSLSPQILEKYL from the coding sequence ATGGAGTACGCATCAGAAATCAAGAATCTCATAGACACGCTCATGCAAGAGGGAGGTTCGGACCTGCACCTCTCGGCGGAGAACCACCCGACGATTCGTGTCTCAGGTGTGTTGACGCCGCTTACCACACGACCGGTACTCACTGCAGACGACACCCTCGGGTTGATCTCAGTGCTCATCAACGAGGAGGAGCGTGAGCGGTTCCTCAGAGACCAGGAGATCGATTTTTCATATGACTTTGAAGGCAAGGCGCGCCTTCGCTGTAACGGTTATTTTCAACGCGGTGCGGTGAGTATCGCGCTGCGCCTCATTCCAAAGGAGATCCGCACCCTCGAAGAGCTTAGTTTGCCGCCAGTCTTGATGGACTTCGCTCAGCGCGAGCAAGGTTTCTTCCTTGTGGTTGGTCCGGTGGGGCAAGGGAAGTCGACGACTCTCGCTTCACTCATTGAGCTTATCAATACACAACGGGCTGAGCATATTATTACGATCGAAGACCCGGTCGAGTACGTGTTTGAGCAAAAGAAAGCAATGATCGACCAGCGAGAGGTGCGGATCGATACCAAAGACTTCCAGACCGCGCTGCGCTCAAGCTTCAGACAAGACGTTGACGTTATCATGATCGGTGAGATGCGTGGCCCGGAGACCATGGCAGCAGCGGTTACCGCAGCCGAGACCGGACACTTGGTATTCTCAACACTTCACACAAACAACGCCGCGCAGACCATCGACCGCATCATAGATTCCTTTCCTCCCGGACAGCAGGAGCAGATTCGCATTCAGCTTTCCGTCTCGCTTGCGGGCATCTTCTCACAGCGGTTGGTACCCCGTATCTCTGGCGGGCTTATTCCTGCGTATGAACTCTTAATCAACAACAAAGCCGTTGCGAACCTTATCCGCGAGAGGCGGACCCATGAGATTAATACAGTTATCGAGACTGGTGCTGAAGAGGGCATGATCGACCTGAATCGTTCTCTTGCAGAACTGGTCAGACGCGGTGAAGTTAGTGTCGAGAACGCGTATACACGATCGCTCAGCCCGCAGATTTTAGAGAAATACCTATAA